A window of Tripterygium wilfordii isolate XIE 37 chromosome 7, ASM1340144v1, whole genome shotgun sequence contains these coding sequences:
- the LOC120001776 gene encoding uncharacterized protein LOC120001776 gives MRRSRNVIVATGLVAFACAGLAFPFYMVTPRSKPVIDSSKPLPPQAIIRGPYINTGSRDIGPDSQTYPKK, from the exons ATGAGAAGATCACGCAATGTGATTGTTGCCACTGGCCTTGTGGCTTTTGCTTGTGCGGGCTTAGCATTTCCCTTTTACATGGT CACACCAAGGTCAAAGCCTGTGATTGACTCTTCAAAACCACTGCCACCCCAGGCTATTATCAGGGGGCCGTACATCAACACAGGATCACGTGACATCGGGCCTGACAGCCAGACATACCCTAAGAAGTGA
- the LOC120001295 gene encoding 60S ribosomal protein L13-1, which produces MVKHNNVVPNGHFKKHWQNYVKTWFNQPARKTRRRNARQKKAVKIFPRPTAGPLRPTVHGQTLKYNMKLRAGRGFSLEEIKAAGIPKKLAPTIGIAIDHRRNNRSLEGLQANVQRLKTYKAKLVVFPRRARKVKAGDSTPEELATATQVQGPYMPIVREKPSVELVKVTEEMKSFKAYDKLRVERTNERHLGSRMKKAAEAEKEEKNK; this is translated from the exons ATGGTTAAGCATAACAATGTTGTGCCCAATGGGCATTTTAAAAAGCACTGGCAAAACTATGTGAAAACCTGGTTCAACCAACCAGCTCGAAAAACCAGGAGACGCAATG CTCGGCAAAAGAAGGCTGTGAAAATTTTTCCACGTCCTACTGCTGGACCCCTCCGACCCACAGTGCATGGTCAGACATTGAAGTATAATATGAAGTTAAGGGCTGGAAGAGGATTTTCTCTTGAAGAGATTAAG GCTGCAGGTATTCCAAAAAAACTTGCCCCAACAATAGGAATTGCAATTGATCATCGTCGCAATAACCGGTCTCTTGAAGGTCTTCAAGCtaatgtccaaaggctaaagaCATACAAGGCTAAGTTAGTTGTGTTCCCAAGACGTGCTCGCAAGGTCAAG GCTGGTGATTCTACTCCCGAGGAACTGGCAACGGCAACACAAGTACAAGGGCCTTACATGCCAATTGTACGTGAAAAGCCATCTGTGGAGCTTGTGAAGGTCACTGAGGAGATGAAGTCATTCAAGGCATATGACAAGCTTCGCGTTGAGCGAACGAATGAACGCCATCTTGGTTCTCGGATGAAGAAGGCTGCTGAAGctgaaaaggaggagaaaaataaGTAG
- the LOC120002030 gene encoding uncharacterized protein LOC120002030, with translation MDVPRPPSMRVLTRPPVPSPTPTHAPSPEATPSPATASPSLPQAQAQPRPLEGVVVVGFISWSPEHSSHLINRVIDCNVFGSGNLDEVLSIDTEEVKDWFKWRRISYYHDEEKGILFLQYCSTPCPALDGLAEADADTGFDSLLEDRQFEDLQGLLFMFSVCHVIVFIQEGSCFDTQNSKKFHVLQAAKNALTRSRTSPPSLSRPLSSLSSSKPTGFTSSSNSSPGRSRAILTRNSSSISLMSGLGSYTSLFPGQCTPITLFVFIDDFSDVSNPTSTVEDLTDTSSINKSSSLSSSARPTSSMKGSGSVVVLARPVSKSEGGTRKKLQSSLETQARLLLKKCRTLSVSESSHSRSGSVSSAAPLFALDASRAVVLLDRSMNQRGEPLEFVSDLLEVVLNGKATSDFLLLESHSQSANKEDLISVKEFIYRQSDLLRGRGGLVANNNSGSAAGVGMVAIAAAAAAASAASGKRFTAPELPSLETWLSSSHLILHDLLSPKEVRIDETDIGRRKPHQGNTGPAHVEEATTDSLDLAVSWLSTGRGLNTSFSTLCCERSLPAARDVYLKDLPVCYPTLQHKAHLEKALNAFHSMARGPAVPLFAKKLENECISLWKSGRQLCDAISLTGRPCINQKHDVESGESHLGAEVKPHSSGYFFLHACACGRSRRLQPDPFDFESANLTFSFFPECDKLLPAVSLPEVSHSGPIRPSSWSLVRIGSARYYGPSKGLLQSGFCATHKFLLKWTIFLEKPKITNEVPPKVLQRGLVLRSDSHSRAEFNRDSDVKKISAAPLYSEDIQLGTESRRNL, from the exons ATGGACGTTCCAAGACCCCCTTCGATGCGGGTCTTGACCCGGCCACCCGTACCCTCACCCACTCCCACACACGCACCCTCACCGGAAGCTACACCCTCCCCCGCCACTGCCTCCCCATCGCTGCCACAAGCTCAGGCACAGCCTCGACCTCTTGAGGGCGTGGTGGTTGTCGGCTTCATCTCTTGGAGCCCCGAACACTCCTCACACCTCATCAACCGGGTCATTGACTGCAACGTATTCGGGTCTGGTAATCTCGATGAAGTGTTGAGTATTGATACTGAGGAAGTAAAGGATTGGTTCAAGTGGAGGCGAATCAGCTACTACCACGACGAGGAGAAAGGGATTTTGTTCTTGCAATACTGTTCGACCCCGTGCCCTGCCCTTGACGGGTTGGCGGAGGCGGATGCGGATACGGGTTTTGACTCCCTTTTAGAAGACCGCCAGTTCGAGGATCTTCAGGGCTTGCTGTTTATGTTTTCT GTCTGCCATGTAATCGTGTTTATTCAGGAGGGTTCGTGCTTTGATACTCAAAATTCGAAGAAATTTCATGTGTTACAAGCTGCAAAGAATGCATTAACTAGATCGAGAACTTCACCACCATCATTATCTAGACCGCTATCATCATTGTCTTCCTCAAAGCCTACAGGATTCACAAGTTCTTCTAACAGTTCTCCGGGTAGAAGTAGGGCCATCTTGACTCGTAATTCTTCATCTATATCTCTCATGTCAGGTTTAGGTTCATATACATCTTTGTTTCCTGGACAGTGTACTCCCATAACACTCTTTGTTTTCATTGATGATTTCTCTGATGTGTCAAATCCCACTTCTACCGTAGAGGATTTGACTGATACCTCCTCAATTAATAAGTCTTCTAGTTTGAGTAGCTCAGCTCGGCCCACCTCTTCAATGAAAGGTTCTGGTTCAGTCGTTGTGCTTGCGCGTCCAGTAAGTAAATCTGAAGGTGGTACTAGAAAGAAACTGCAGTCATCTCTTGAAACGCAGGCACGCCTTTTACTTAAGAAATGCCGTACATTGTCAGTTTCTGAAAGCAGTCATTCAAGAAGCGGGAGCGTATCAAGTGCTGCACCTTTGTTTGCTCTCGATGCATCAAGAGCAGTTGTGCTGCTTGACAGGTCTATGAATCAGAGAGGTGAACCGCTTGAATTTGTCAGTGACCTTTTGGAAGTTGTTTTGAATGGAAAAGCAACCTcagattttcttttgcttgAAAGCCATAGTCAGAGTGCAAACAAGGAGGATCTTATATCCGTGAAGGAGTTTATTTACAGGCAGTCTGATCTTCTTAGAGGAAGAGGGGGGTTGGTTGCCAACAACAACAGTGGGTCAGCTGCTGGAGTTGGTATGGTTGCTATTGCTGCAGCTGCTGCTGCCGCCTCAGCTGCTTCAGGAAAGAGATTTACTGCTCCTGAACTTCCAAGTTTAGAGACGTGGCTGTCTTCAAGTCATCTTATTTTGCATGATCTCCTTTCTCCAAAAGAAGTTAGAATAGATGAAACTGATATTGGCAGAAGAAAACCTCATCAGGGGAACACTGGGCCAGCACATGTAGAAGAGGCCACTACAGATTCTCTGGATCTTGCAGTATCTTGGTTGAGCACTGGTAGGGGACTGAATACCAGTTTTTCTACTCTTTGTTGTGAAAGATCGCTTCCGGCTGCCAGGGATGTGTACTTGAAAGACTTGCCTGTTTGCTATCCTACTCTTCAGCATAAAGCCCATTTAGAAAAGGCATTGAATGCTTTCCACTCAATGGCTAGAGGACCTGCAGTGCCACTGTTTGCTAAAAAGTTGGAAAACGAATGCATCTCTCTCTGGAAATCTGGGAGGCAGTTATGTGATGCTATTAGTTTGACAGGACGACCATGCATAAACCAAAAACATGATGTAGAAAGTGGCGAATCACATTTAGGAGCTGAAGTTAAGCCACATTCCAGTGGTTATTTTTTCCTTCATGCTTGTGCTTGTGGTCGATCACGGCGTCTACAGCCTGATCCTTTTGATTTCGAATCTGCAAACCTTACCTTCAGTTTCTTTCCAGAATGTGACAAGCTTCTTCCTGCAGTCTCCTTACCAGAAGTGAGCCATTCAGGACCTATTCGGCCTTCTTCATGGAGTTTGGTTCGCATTGGGAGTGCACGGTACTATGGGCCTTCTAAAGGTTTACTTCAGAGTGGGTTTTGTGCCACTCATAAATTCCTTTTGAAATGGACAATATTTCTAGAGAAACCAAAAATAACCAATGAGGTACCACCAAAAGTTCTGCAAAGAGGTCTGGTTTTAAGGTCAGATTCACATTCAAGGGCTGAATTTAATAGGGATTCAGATGTGAAAAAAATCAGTGctgcaccgttgtactcagAAGATATACAACTAGGAACTGAAAGCAGAAGAAACCTCTAG
- the LOC120001708 gene encoding 50S ribosomal protein L9, chloroplastic-like, whose protein sequence is MASSSAAATLSWLHSFGGSPRETTKLSDKRTVIAVVAQKKAKKSRKIILKEDVPDLGSKGQLLDVKPGYFRNYLHPMGKAQMVTPLLLKEMRMEEERIEAEKKRVKEEAQQLALMFQTFGVFKVKRKGGKGKQIFGTVTPQDLVDIIKAQLQRDVDKRIVFLPEIRETGDYIAELKLHPEVSAQIKVYVYAN, encoded by the exons ATGGCTTCATCATCTGCGGCAGCGACTCTCTCATGGCTTCACAGTTTTGGTGGAAGCCCTAGAGAAACCACAAAATTATCTGATAAAAGAACGGTCATAGCGGTTGTGGCTCAAAAGAAAGCTAAGAAGTCTCGAAAG ATAATTTTAAAAGAGGATGTGCCAGACCTTGGAAGTAAAGGGCAGCTTCTTGATGTGAAGCCTGGGTACTTCAGGAACTATCTTCATCCCATGGGCAAGGCCCAGATGGTCACACCACTTTTGCTCAA GGAGATGCGgatggaagaagaaagaatcGAGGCTGAGAAAAAACGG GTAAAAGAAGAGGCACAACAacttgctttaatgtttcaaacTTTTGGAGTTTTCAAGGTGAAGCGCAAAGgtggaaaaggaaaacaaatatTTGGAAC TGTAACTCCGCAAGATCTTGTTGACATTATCAAGGCACAGCTTCAGAG GGATGTGGACAAGCGGATTGTTTTCCTTCCGGAGATTCGAGAAACTGGAGATTATATAGCAGAACTAAAACTTCATCCAGAAGTTTCTGCGCAAATTAAAGTGTATGTCTATGCTAACTAA
- the LOC120001704 gene encoding histone H2B.3-like, with protein sequence MAPKPEKKPAEKKPAEKKPAEEKKAAEKAPAEKKPRAEKKLPKEAAGEKKKKRSKKSVETYKIYIFKVLKQVHPDIGISSKAMGIMNSFINDIFEKLAQESSRLARYNKKPTITSREIQTAVRLVLPGELAKHAVSEGTKAVTKFTSS encoded by the coding sequence ATGGCACCAAAGCCAGAGAAGAAGCCAGCGGAAAAGAAGCCAGCAGAGAAGAAGCCTGCAGAGGAAAAGAAGGCGGCGGAGAAGGCCCCTGCCGAGAAGAAGCCCAGAGCAGAAAAGAAGCTCCCGAAGGAGGCTGCTGgcgagaaaaagaagaagagatcgAAGAAGAGTGTAGAGACTTACAAGATCTACATCTTCAAGGTGCTGAAGCAGGTGCATCCGGACATTGGGATCTCGAGCAAAGCCATGGGAATCATGAACAGCTTCATCAATGACATATTCGAGAAGCTAGCTCAGGAATCTTCTCGTCTGGCCAGGTACAACAAGAAGCCCACAATCACTTCCAGGGAGATTCAGACTGCTGTTAGGCTAGTACTTCCGGGTGAACTCGCGAAGCACGCTGTTTCTGAGGGTACAAAGGCTGTTACCAAATTCACAAGCTCTTAG
- the LOC120001524 gene encoding superoxide dismutase [Cu-Zn], chloroplastic has protein sequence MVAMAAHAVVTTSTSRTLLSPLSNHNPPLGTSFHGVYLRLPRQSLSLSASTVRKPLTVVSVTKKAVSVLKGNSEVEGVVVLTQEDDGPTTVNVRVTGLTPGPHGFHLHEYGDTTNGCISTGAHFNPNNLTHGAPEDEIRHAGDLGNIVANAEGVAEATIVDTQIPLSGPNAVIGRALVVHELEDDLGKGGHELSLTTGNAGGRLACGVVGLTPPV, from the exons ATGGTAGCCATGGCTGCACACGCAGTCGTCACGACCTCTACCTCGCgcactcttctctctcctctttccaaCCATAATCCGCCTCTCGGCACTTCATTTCATGGAGTCTACCTGAGGCTCCCTCGCCAATCACTGTCTCTCTCTGCCTCTACTGTTAGGAAACCACTCACCGTCGTTTCTGTCACCAAGAAAGCTGTCTCGGTTCTCAAGGGGAACTCTGAAGTTGAAGGCGTGGTTGTCTTGACCCAAGAAGACGATG GTCCTACAACAGTGAATGTTCGTGTAACTGGACTAACACCAGGGCCTCATGGATTCCATCTC CATGAGTACGGTGACACAACTAATGGCTGCATATCCACAG GAGCACATTTCAATCCTAACAACTTGACACATGGTGCTCCTGAGGATGAAATCCGTCATGCGGGCGACCTGGGAAACATTGTTGCCAATGCCGAGG GGGTGGCAGAAGCAACTATTGTTGATACACAG ATACCACTGAGTGGTCCCAATGCAGTGATTGGAAGAGCACTTGTGGTCCACGAGCTTGAGGATGACCTTGGAAAAG GCGGGCATGAACTTAGTCTGACAACTGGCAATGCAGGTGGAAGATTGGCTTGtg GCGTGGTTGGCTTGACTCCTCCAGTATGA
- the LOC120002616 gene encoding protein SENSITIVE TO PROTON RHIZOTOXICITY 2-like, which yields MIPPTGSSTFCFPNNGSHAMSSHMYPSGADDAVSFPMEATNSSPENHSISSLIYSISLLKDKVNQVQSLVSILVSPNHQIQSESTSIAITSNMGSLIQEIVVTASSMMFTCQQMSISPDSAQVKASQSSLSHQPNYGANEGIDCFDYENYSNDFNTTTNSVNKGMQFGHENITKLPVPSQELNQESETMENSDIIELNAADLLAKYTHYCHVCGKGFRRDANLRMHMRAHGDQYKTSAALSNPLKKNIIDDSKECSTKLPKKYSCPHEGCRWNVKHTKFQPLKSMICVKNHYKRSHCPKMYVCKRCNRKQFSVLSDLRTHEKHCGDLKWQCSCGTTFSRKDKLIGHVALFVGHTPAVSLTKATAKKP from the coding sequence ATGATTCCACCCACAGGTTCCAGTACTTTTTGCTTTCCAAATAATGGATCACATGCTATGTCGTCGCATATGTATCCTTCAGGAGCAGACGATGCCGTTTCATTTCCAATGGAAGCAACAAATTCTTCCCCAGAAAATCATTCAATTAGCTCTCTCATTTACAGTATTTCCCTCCTAAAAGACAAAGTTAATCAGGTGCAATCACTGGTCAGCATCCTTGTCTCTCCAAATCATCAAATCCAGTCGGAGTCAACGTCCATCGCCATAACCAGCAATATGGGTTCCTTGATTCAAGAAATCGTTGTGACTGCTTCTTCAATGATGTTCACTTGCCAACAGATGTCTATTAGTCCTGATTCAGCTCAAGTAAAGGCTTCCCAAAGCAGTCTATCTCATCAACCAAACTATGGAGCTAATGAAGGTATTGattgttttgattatgaaaacTATAGTAATGATTTCAATACTACTACTAATAGTGTCAATAAGGGCATGCAATTTGGTCACGAGAATATTACAAAACTACCAGTACCGTCTCAAGAATTGAATCAAGAAAGTGAAACGATGGAGAATTCTGACATAATTGAACTGAACGCGGCGGATTTATTGGCCAAGTACACGCACTATTGCCATGTTTGCGGGAAAGGTTTCAGGCGGGATGCGAATCTGAGAATGCACATGAGAGCTCATGGCGATCAGTACAAAACTAGTGCTGCTTTGAGTAATCCGTTGAAGAAGAATATTATTGATGATAGTAAGGAGTGTTCGACGAAATTGCCTAAGAAATATTCATGTCCGCACGAAGGGTGTAGGTGGAACGTGAAGCACACCAAGTTTCAGCCGTTGAAGTCGATGATATGTGTGAAGAATCATTACAAGAGGAGTCATTGTCCGAAGATGTATGTGTGTAAGAGGTGCAATAGGAAGCAGTTCTCGGTGTTGTCTGATTTAAGGACTCATGAGAAGCACTGTGGGGATCTCAAGTGGCAGTGTTCCTGCGGCACAACGTTTTCTAGGAAAGACAAGCTAATAGGTCATGTTGCTTTGTTTGTCGGGCATACACCCGCAGTCAGTTTGACAAAAGCTACTGCAAAAAAACCTTGA
- the LOC120001297 gene encoding cyclin-dependent kinases regulatory subunit 1, giving the protein MGQIQYSEKYFDDTYEYRHVVLPPEVAKLLPKNRLLSENEWRAIGVQQSRGWVHYAIHRPEPHIMLFRRPLNYQQQHENQAQQNLLAK; this is encoded by the exons ATGGGTCAGATCCAGTACTCCGAGAAATACTTTGATGATACCTACGAGTATAG GCATGTCGTTCTTCCTCCTGAAGTGGCAAAGCTGCTCCCCAAGAACCGACTTCTCTCTGAG AATGAATGGCGTGCTATCGGTGTTCAGCAAAGCCGTGGGTGGGTTCACTATGCTATTCATCGCCCTGAGCCCCATATTATGCTCTTCAGAAGGCCTCTGAACTATCAGCAGCAACACGAGAATCAGGCTCAGCAAAACTTGCTTGCAAAGTGA
- the LOC120002666 gene encoding zinc finger protein ZAT5-like codes for MEAREEFIGSNDHTHQIVKRKRTKRQRSSSPIGVNAVTSSSSSGGGGGGVVVEDYGSITSPRTSSDIYESTEEEEDMANCLIMLAQGDFRPRKAVKDDQIRKEKFSARKFAENKAGFYVYECKTCNRTFPSFQALGGHRASHKKPKPMVMEEKKVSLMALPAVQETDEESQFNKITPTGILFQTPNKVFHGNKGKIHECSICGSEFTSGQALGGHMRRHRANTSNSNNNNTIDEPIEVKAPARNILSLDLNLPAPEDDHHHSTIESKFQFATSTQQPLVFSAPALVHCHY; via the coding sequence ATGGAAGCTCGGGAGGAATTTATTGGCTCTAACGATCACACACACCAGATCGTGAAACGCAAGCGCACCAAGCGCCAGAGGTCTTCGTCTCCGATTGGTGTCAACGCGGTGACTTCTAGCTCATCCAGTGGTGGTGGCGGAGGTGGTGTGGTTGTGGAGGATTATGGTTCGATTACATCGCCGAGAACGTCGAGTGACATTTATGAGAGtacagaggaggaggaagacATGGCCAATTGCCTAATTATGCTCGCTCAAGGTGATTTTCGTCCGAGGAAAGCAGTTAAAGACGATCAAATTCGAAAGGAGAAATTTAGTGCTAGAAAATTCGCGGAGAACAAGGCTGGGTTCTATGTCTATGAGTGCAAAACTTGTAATCGTACTTTTCCTTCATTTCAAGCACTTGGCGGTCACAGGGCGAGTCACAAGAAACCAAAGCCGATGGTGATGGAAGAGAAAAAAGTGTCTCTAATGGCGTTACCTGCAGTTCAAGAAACCGATGAAGAATCGCAATTCAACAAAATTACTCCGACTGGTATTTTATTCCAGACTCCCAATAAGGTTTTTCATGGCAATAAGGGGAAGATTCATGAGTGTTCGATTTGTGGTTCGGAGTTCACATCGGGACAAGCACTTGGTGGGCATATGAGGCGGCACAGAGCCAACACAagcaacagcaacaacaatAACACTATCGATGAGCCAATTGAGGTTAAGGCGCCGGCCAGAAATATCTTGTCACTGGATCTAAATCTTCCGGCACCGGAAGATGATCATCATCACAGTACCATTGAATCAAAGTTTCAGTTCGCGACGTCAACGCAACAACCTCTAGTGTTCTCAGCCCCGGCTTTGGTGCACTGCCATTATTGA